From Cydia strobilella chromosome 4, ilCydStro3.1, whole genome shotgun sequence, the proteins below share one genomic window:
- the LOC134740775 gene encoding BRCA2-interacting transcriptional repressor EMSY: protein MWPMLLNMTHDECRRTLRRLELEAYSNMISVFRAQGALEDNRKKLLEELRAVLHISSDRHSAEARRVSNDEVLATIAHQLTGPNTGLGWISEGRRRVPLMPRGIPQTAYTEIADRAAEAIKEENKEILKKLEADKLVAPKSSEEELPDPEGETAEGALQTNEMMDEMLYPPIAMEDQTSKLWETELVNRKRKVPEGGSIPDDSTIPVKNMRNIPANTNQKHLNLSQIYSKYSQPATSKSSGQSKHSYNQVSKVSTSKSSHPHQPRAHKHRSHKHKAPNQRQPKKAQEIPGSPGKRYPPDYAGPPGTFQATYAQSVLGGKTKPDYMDELKPKVLSSPGMLTDSPTMALLTQPATVPHELGVSDSPDPASFQAQTPVSKHGAPKPHQLLLKGRRPEPPADKKPPEMKILQKPEGIKVLSNRQVVVAPSSTQKAINPAGKIVTTKLIGPVTKQATPAPMSDKMIVVSKPPDHKNLNSKIIITSSAMRTPSKDSAPVAPRTETFTPKGIPATDLKVSAKTFVLNQKPGQKMVVLPAKSRTKTGSEVQLPLLHFKGIPTGMKLVPVSSQSLTQATKSPAVTVVSKPASAVSTPAPVTKVVGAETIKTANLADIVPVKGLTPVSTTKISNPIVRPASAKGSVIVVQKGATIGKALSFTKNGNDMSKIIMGKNVNQLLQASKPEQTEASKCPGNVIVLELNNDQSGRTTTMSEILDSRGSAARLSDESKKSQAITQDTPVLFDSQMSEETCNASIDSASESIGDIGPIEESGLSIIKDEDAKCNFNKEGAKDSSSVTDWEMELDTVSRKGKDEEDKLNSLHLDLGMSSDSDSEYMVDNRKAKAKHSQETIQRATPSGERSEMYSSSAMSKATRTLLSQLQDEGSSSNDSSFALKSKSAVKNPAEADALTVAKEKLSEKVAEARSRHRRIDVFSTAISTNDMSLDEFPYLEESIMADDEPSPSDNKQ, encoded by the exons ATGTGGCCAATGCTTCTAAACATGACGCACGACGAATGTCGTCGAACGCTTCGCAGACttg AATTGGAAGCCTACTCGAATATGATCAGTGTGTTTAGAGCACAAGGGGCTTTGGAAGACAACAGAAAAAAGTTGCTTGAGGAACTGCGCGCCGTTTTGCATATTAGCAGCGATCGTCACAGCGCGGAGGCGCGACGCGTCTCTAATGACGAGGTGTTGGCTACTATTGCACATCA gTTAACAGGTCCAAACACAGGATTAGGATGGATCAGCGAAGGCAGAAGAAGAGTGCCCCTGATGCCTCGCGGCATTCCACAGACCGCCTACACAGAGATTGCGGATAGAGCAGCGGAAGCCATCAAGGAGGAAAACAAAGAAATCTTGAAGAAATTAGAAGCTGACAAGTTGGTGGCTCCTAAATCTAGTGAAGAGGAGTTGCCGGACCCCGAGGGAGAAACGGCAGAGGGTGCTCTGCAGACGAATGAGATGATGGACGAGATGCTATACCCTCCTATTGCTATGGAAGATCAAACTTCTAAA CTTTGGGAAACTGAGCTTGTCAACCGAAAAAGAAAAGTACCCGAAGGTGGATCAATACCGGATGATTCCACAATACCAGTGAAAAATATGAGGAACATCCCAGCTAACACGAATCAGAAACATCTTAACCTGTCACAGATTTACTCGAAATATTCACAGCCTGCtacaa GTAAATCATCAGGGCAATCAAAACACTCCTACAACCAAGTGAGCAAAGTGTCCACAAGCAAATCAAGTCACCCACACCAACCACGGGCCCACAAACACCGCTCGCACAAGCATAAGGCTCCAAACCAGCGCCAGCCCAAGAAGGCACAGGAGATCCCAGGCTCCCCCGGCAAGCGTTACCCGCCTGACTATGCCGGACCACCGGGCACTTTCCAGGCTACATATGCTCAGTCAGTACTCGGCGGCAAAACCAAGCCAGACTACATGGATGAACTCAAGCCCAAAGTGCTCTCCTCACCTGGCATGCTCACAGACTCCCCGACCATGGCGCTGCTGACCCAGCCGGCTACAGTCCCGCACGAACTTGGCGTGTCCGACAGCCCCGACCCTGCCTCCTTCCAAGCACAAACCCCAGTATCCAAACACGGCGCGCCCAAACCTCACCAACTCCTACTAAAAGGCCGCCGGCCGGAACCACCCGCAGATAAGAAACCACCCGAAATGAAAATCCTACAGAAACCAGAGGGAATCAAAGTCCTCTCGAACCGTCAGGTGGTCGTCGCGCCGAGCTCTACTCAAAAGGCGATTAATCCGGCTGGAAAAATCGTCACTACCAAGCTGATAGGGCCCGTCACCAAACAGGCAACGCCGGCACCCATGTCTGACAAGATGATCGTAGTATCCAAACCTCCAGACCATAAGAATTTGAATTCTAAGATAATCATAACCTCGTCCGCTATGCGCACGCCTAGTAAGGATTCGGCACCGGTTGCGCCGCGCACGGAAACGTTTACGCCTAAAGGCATCCCCGCCACCGACTTAAAAGTATCCGCCAAAACCTTTGTCCTAAACCAAAAACCCGGTCAAAAGATGGTCGTGTTACCCGCCAAGTCGCGGACGAAAACGGGGTCGGAGGTCCAGCTGCCGCTCTTGCATTTCAAAGGGATTCCGACTGGTATGAAGTTGGTCCCGGTCAGTTCCCAATCGCTCACTCAAGCCACTAAATCGCCTGCCGTAACTGTCGTGTCGAAACCAGCTAGCGCGGTAAGCACGCCAGCACCAGTCACAAAGGTAGTAGGCGCGGAGACCATCAAAACCGCCAATTTGGCCGACATTGTCCCAGTGAAAGGACTCACCCCAGTATCCACCACCAAAATCTCTAACCCTATTGTAAGACCCGCGAGCGCAAAAGGCAGCGTCATCGTCGTGCAAAAAGGCGCGACGATAGGTAAAGCTTTATCGTTTACCAAAAACGGTAACGACATGTCCAAAATAATCATGGGTAAGAACGTGAACCAGCTGTTACAAGCCTCCAAGCCAGAGCAGACGGAAGCTAGCAAGTGTCCGGGAAACGTGATCGTTCTCGAGTTAAACAATGATCAGTCAGGCCGGACGACGACTATGTCGGAGATCTTGGACAGTCGAGGCAGCGCGGCTCGCCTTTCCGACGAAAGCAAAAAATCCCAGGCGATAACTCAGGACACACCAGTTTTGTTCGATTCCCAAATGTCAGAGGAGACGTGTAACGCGAGCATAGATTCCGCATCAGAGAGTATAGGCGATATCGGACCTATTGAAGAGTCTGGTTTAAGCATTATAAAAGATGAAGACGCCAAATGTAACTTTAACAAAGAGGGCGCGAAGGATTCTTCGAGCGTTACCGACTGGGAGATGGAACTCGACACGGTGTCGAGAAAAGGAAAGGACGAGGAAGACAAACTGAATTCTCTACACCTAGACCTGGGCATGTCCAGCGACAGTGACAGCGAGTACATGGTCGACAACCGGAAGGCGAAGGCGAAGCACTCGCAAGAGACGATACAACGGGCGACGCCCAGTG gggaAAGGAGCGAAATGTACAGTTCTAGCGCAATGTCAAAAGCGACGCGAACGTTACTCAGCCAGCTCCAAGACGAGGGTTCATCGAGCAACGACTCGTCGTTCGCGCTCAAATCTAAAAGCGCGGTGAAAAACCCAGCGGAGGCGGACGCTCTCACGGTCGCCAAAGAAAAGTTGTCGGAGAAAGTGGCCGAGGCGCGGTCGCGCCACAGACGCATAGACGTGTTCAGTACCGCTATCAGTACCAACGATATGAGCCTCGACGAGTTCCCGTATCTAGAGGAGAGCATCATGGCGGACGACGAGCCGAGCCCGTCCGACAACAAACAGTGA